In Pararge aegeria chromosome 17, ilParAegt1.1, whole genome shotgun sequence, one genomic interval encodes:
- the LOC120631148 gene encoding uncharacterized protein LOC120631148: MWCYRRMLRISWTQKVSNVRVLQRVARSRELLLIIKKRKVEYLGHVLRHERYQLLRLIMMGKVEGKRRVGRRKKSWLRNIREWTNVVSVEALFRLAQDREKFAELTSNLQ, from the coding sequence atgtggtgctatCGTAGAATGCTCCGCATTAGCTGGACACAGAAAGTTTCTAACGTGAGAGTACTCCAACGCGTCGCCAGAAGCCGGGAGTTACTGCTTATCATTAAGAAGCGTAAGGTCGAGTATCTGGGCCACGTTCTGAGACATGAGCGATACCAGCTGCTCCGgctcataatgatgggcaaagtagagggcaaacgacgtgttggaaggaggaagaagtcgtggttgcgcaacatccgtgaatggaccaatGTTGTAAGCGTGGAAGCATTGTTTCGCTTGGCacaagaccgcgagaagttcgctgagctgacgtccaacctccagtag